A stretch of the Rhizomicrobium sp. genome encodes the following:
- a CDS encoding zinc-binding alcohol dehydrogenase family protein — MKAAVYYENGPPSVFKYEEVPDPTLMSNGIIIKVEAVSIEGGDTLNRQGGALTSHPHIVGYQAAGEVVAVGADVTDFRIGDKAVTTGFNGSHAELRSVAARTAWKIPQGASVQEAAVVPVPFGTAHDCLFEFGRLKAGETALVQAGASGVGVAAIQLAKRAGARVLATASSDERLERLKPLGLDEGINYKTSDVVQSVMKLTDNKGVDLVVDSVGGSTLQGSILSLGYRGRVSMVGAAGREPMRVDVGSMMGGNRSLTGVFLGAELATDRVHDMIQTLVNEVADGKLKVLIDKTFPLSEAAAAHAYIESRKAVGRVLLFP; from the coding sequence ATGAAAGCCGCTGTGTATTACGAGAACGGCCCACCTTCGGTCTTCAAGTATGAGGAAGTGCCCGATCCCACGCTGATGTCCAACGGCATCATCATCAAGGTCGAAGCGGTGTCGATCGAAGGCGGCGACACGCTGAACCGCCAGGGTGGCGCGCTGACTTCGCATCCGCACATCGTCGGCTATCAGGCGGCGGGCGAGGTCGTCGCGGTGGGCGCCGACGTGACCGACTTCCGGATCGGCGACAAGGCCGTCACCACCGGCTTCAACGGCAGCCATGCCGAGCTGCGCTCGGTCGCGGCGCGCACCGCGTGGAAGATTCCGCAGGGCGCGAGTGTGCAGGAAGCCGCCGTCGTCCCCGTGCCCTTCGGCACCGCGCATGACTGCCTGTTCGAGTTCGGCAGGCTCAAGGCCGGCGAGACCGCGCTGGTGCAGGCCGGCGCCTCGGGCGTCGGGGTGGCCGCGATCCAGCTCGCCAAGCGCGCCGGCGCGCGCGTGCTCGCCACCGCGTCGAGCGACGAGCGCCTGGAGAGGCTGAAGCCGCTCGGCCTCGACGAGGGCATCAATTACAAGACCTCCGACGTCGTGCAGTCGGTGATGAAGCTCACCGACAACAAGGGTGTGGACCTCGTCGTGGATTCCGTCGGCGGCTCGACGCTGCAGGGCTCGATCCTGTCGCTCGGCTATCGCGGCCGGGTCTCGATGGTGGGCGCGGCGGGACGTGAGCCGATGCGGGTCGATGTCGGCTCCATGATGGGCGGCAACCGCTCGCTCACCGGCGTGTTCCTCGGCGCGGAGCTCGCGACCGATCGCGTGCACGACATGATCCAGACGCTGGTGAACGAGGTCGCGGACGGCAAGCTGAAGGTGCTCATCGACAAGACCTTCCCGCTCTCGGAAGCCGCCGCGGCGCACGCCTATATCGAAAGCCGCAAGGCCGTCGGCCGGGTGCTTTTGTTTCCCTAG